From Impatiens glandulifera chromosome 7, dImpGla2.1, whole genome shotgun sequence:
AAAGTATCCCAAATTTCACTagttaatgaaaattttatttgatgagataaaatatattctattaatttagttttttcttcattaaacaTAATCATAATTTGACGTGTAACTGTACGAGCAGAAATTGTTTTAAAAGCAGGTTGCAAAGAATTATTCACCGTCCTAAGAAATTTTCTATCATGGAAAATGGATAttcatttgttataatcaaCCTAGTTAGTTCATATTTAACAATTTCAgcttcaaatttaaaaattttgtttgcaTTCATTAGTTGTGTTTGAGAAGTTTCAAGAGTTGCATGTGTTAAAATATGTCTTTTTAGATGTCTTGTACCACTAGAACTTTTACAAGAATAAATTTGTGAACATGTTTTACACTCAGCTGTAGTGTCTGATTCTAATATATCAAAATGATTCCATACCTCACTAGTTCGACGTCTCTTAGTGTTAGTGTTACCTGATCCTGTTGTATCAACTGAAGGTGAAACAATATTTGGAACTTGTTCTTGGGTTTCATCGTCAGCTTGgacttcatcatcttcatcctctTGATGATGAAATAGTGAGACATCTTCAATGACATGTCTTCTTTGTCGTGCAATTGTTGCATCACTAGAAAAAATGTAGATTAAATGAGAAATGAGGTTAAACCGTTGAGAAAAGataattaagagagagaagaataggtgatttgaaaatgaagtgaaatattcaatttatagTGTTGGTAGAAATGTGAccatttttttgtctttttctaTAAATGTTACAGTTTTTTGTTaccatttttttatctttatatttactAATGTGTCATACCAGGGTTGTGGGTCGGGTCGAGTCGTGCCATGTGCTATTAGCGGGCCGGACCGAACCGAGCCTATGGGCTAATAATATCAAACCCAGCCCAACCTATGATATGTTATCATGCTGACCTGTGGCCCGTCAAAACTCATCGTGCTGGGCCGAGCCAGCCCGGCCCACTACCGACCTCCACTATAAACACACTTAAGTTGTTTTccaatagttttttatttttggttaaattaaaAGGCACAGTTCTTTGTAgctcttataatattttattatttatttctggATAGATGATTTTCTATGGTTAGAAATACTAATTAAGTCATTAAACATTGTTGGTTTTAGTTGAAATTGCGTAACTCCTACATTCTTTGTATCTATATAACTTATTGTCATGTGGATTTTCTAGACTCTTAAGATTCTTTTCTTTGTCCTTGTCTTAGATAAATATGACTTGTATATTTCTCTTGCAGATTAGAACAAATTCTATTGAATCAAACCCTGTGGAGCCTATGAACATCACATTTGTAAGtgcaatatttaaatatatttatttgaacttgtTAATATTTTTCGTTGATTAATGATAAATTGTTTATCATATCACTCCATTAATGTTTATCCATTAATGTTTGAAGGTTTTGTTGGTGAGCTTCCAAAAAGAATAATGATCATCACAGTCatgttttatatatgtatatatatagttagagTTCACTCGAAGTTGAAAATAAATTGGAACCTAacgtttttttgtttgaatattattaaaaacttgtGATGTggtaattaatatttgtttatttgaatatgatatttttttatgagaaactattgttgagaaaatttatgttttgttttgttattatttaaaatgtcaataATGAATAGAAGATgatcttttaaatgtttttaatgattattcaatttataacaaaaatacaaacaaaaattataaataatttgttaaacaaaaattaaacaatgaaatgattaaaaattaaatgggtTTTTAGTGACACTTAAATTAATGTttccgacgcttaaataagcgttgttataACTTGCGTCGGCCCTACTTCTGACGACACAAGAACCAGGTTCGATgatatttttggcgacgcttttaagggttgatAAAAGTCTTTTTAAGGGTCACCGAAggtcttttttgttgtagtgattaGAATCTCTTTGATATTTATCGagtaaatcattttatattattttattagtatcaAATTATTGAGTATAAAGATTtacatattcatatatatttgagtattcttttatttatatatgatatttttaaaaatatcaaataacttatattagttatttgatttatatccttatttaatgtttataaGTTTGTATTTAATGATACAaagacttttatttaattttatttggtaggaaattcaaatttttatatcttatacttttattaaatttggatattcatatataatttgatcTAGGAGAGGGGATTTTGGGAGGAAAGAAATAGAATGACCTTAAATAGAATCACCTTATTGgatagataaaagaaaaaaaaaagtaaaaaaagagaaaaaaaatcaaatttttcatcaatcaaattgaTCACGTCATTACTCTTCAAAATTTAAGCTCTTATCCTATCTCttactttttttattcttttatatcaaatatgatatttagaataatattaCCAAATAAACTATAACTAtcaactattttaataaaaaaattattatatcttcatttacctcaaaaaaaaaaaacctttagtgtaatagtattttttaatacaataataagaaataaatcataaattaaaacttaattaagaccaaatattaaatatggaCTTTCATAAAATCCAACAAAATGTCAAACAATGTATTCCTCAATATAAAATTGCATATGACTTATGCTTGGATGTGCATTGAGATACACCTaagatcaaaattttcataccAAATGATGGTAATGGACAGAAAATGTGGACCCACAATTATGATAATCTCATATTAATGGAGACCGAGTAGATGCTTTGACTGTAATACATTCGAACATGTATGTTACAAGTGCCCGaaaatgattgaagaagaaagaaagaagatcgagaaagagacggagacagaaaagaaacagaaagaagaacaagaaaggttggaaaaggaaaaaggAAAAGGTTGTGAATGAAAGGAAGAAAAGGGTTACTAAAGAATAAATATTGAGTAAGCATAAGGATCaagataaggaaggaaattTAGAACAGGGTTTTGAAGAACTTAGGAAGGAAGATAGAgtaaatttttctttttttctcttgtTTAACCTACAGTTAAAGATGATTGTCTACATTTatatggattttatattttttttacaaagcATACGTATATACGCACATACATACTACATACCAAATTACACAAAGAATGCAAACAAATAAGGTATGATAAAGTAATGGATTAGGGTCACAAGCCTCGATCGCGCGGGAATTTTTTGTTTGGACTTTAACCATGGATGATCTTTGGTCGTTTCTTCGGTCAGAAACCACGCCAGAGGTTTCAATCATCAGTCAAAATCATGTCAAGACTAGTCGGATGACCTAACTACGTCAATAACACATAATAACTAAAATAGaccaatattgttttttatttttgtagatgACTTAATAATAGTATTTTGGGGTATAAACATCTCATTTAGTTAGTTTACAACAATACACATGTTTTTGAACCTTGTTATCAATTAAGGGCCCAGaaaatagatttataaaattaaatctatttttttcaatttgggcattttttttagtgttgaatgaatgaaatatgtgaatatattgagtttttaaattatttaatttggttaatctttaatttatttaccaattgaagtataataaaaacaaaaaagcaaaatgaatatattgaaaattaagaaGGTATACAAAAATTGAAAGTTAGGAATCCTTACAATGGTTATAATGGATATTTGTGCATGCTAAACTTCGGAAACACTAAGAGAGTTACTATGGTTTTTAGGAATTTTTTTTGGTCTTTTCTTTActtattcttttttcttttttttttctttcactctaTTTGCTTGAcctgaaattttataaataatagaaaCCACTTTCAGTTCGACAATTCATTTGGTCAAATctcttagggtgtgtttgatgagggggaattggaattggaattggcattggaattctaattccaattccatgagaattggcattgaattacaattcaattcctatgtttggaaaaatgatagaattgtaattcaattccaattcctatgtttgggaaaatgatagaattgtaattcaattctaattccaatgtttgtaaaataaaatatcagttcaaaatgttaacttttaaaatatgttttcacgttttggcacgtttaatacgtttttgacattttttcacattttcacacgtttttcacgtttttcatacgtttttcacacgttttaacacgtttttcacattttcaaacgttttcacattttttacacgttttaacacgttttcacatgtttttcacgcgtttttcacgtttttcacacatttttcacgttttcacacatttttcacacgtttttcacgttttcacgtttcttacacgttttcacgtttgcacacgtttttcacatttttcacacgttttaacacgttttttacacgttttcacacgttttcacgttttttacacattttaatacgttttcacgtttttcacacatatcaacacgtttttcacattttcacacatttttcacacactttcacacgttttcacgtttttcacatgttttaacacgtttttcacgtttttcacgtttttcacacgtttttcacattttcacacgttttaacacgttttcacattttcaaacatttacacattttttacacgttttaatacgttttcacacgtttttcacgcgtttttcacgtttttcacacgtttttcacgtttttcacacgtttttcacgttttcacacatttccacacgtttttacgttttcacgtttttcacacgttttaacacgtttttgacgtttttcacgtgttaaacgtgttaaaacgtgttaaacgtgttaaaatgtgtcaaacgtgtcaaaaacgtaaaaaacatgtgaaacgtgtcaacaacgtgttaaaaatgttttaaacgtgttaaaaacatgaaaacgtgtcaaaaacgtgttaaacattccaaacatgtgaaaaacgtgttaaaaatgccaaaacgtgaaaaacatgttaaacgtgtcaaaaatgtggtaaacgtgtcaaaaacgtaaaaaagtgtcaaatgtgttaaaaacgtgaaaacatgttaaacgtgtcaaaaacgtaaacaaaaatgtgttaaatgtgtcaaaaacgtgaaaacgtgttaaacgtgtcaaaaatgtgttaaacatgtgaaaaacttgttaaacgtgctaaaacgtgttaaaagtgtcaaaaatgtggtaaacgtgtcaaaaatgtgttaatgtgtcaaaaacgtgaaaacgtgttaaacgtgtaaaaaacatgttaaatatgtgaaaaacttgttaaacgtgccaaaatgtgaaaatgtgttaaaaatgtggtaaacgtgtcaaaaacgtaaaaaaacgtgttaaatgtgtaaaaaacgtgaaaacgcgttaaacatgtcaaaaatgtaaagaaacgcgttaaacatgtcaaaaacgtaaaaaaacgtgttaaatgtgtcaaaaacgtgaaaacttgttaaacgcgtcaaaaacgtgttaaatatgtgaaaaacttgttaaacgtgccaaaacgtgcaaaatgtgccaaaacataaaaaacgtgtcaaacgtgtcaaaaacatgttaaacgtgttaaaaacgtgaaaatcatgttaaacgtgtcaaaaacgtgttaaacatgtcaaagacgtgaaaaacgtgttaaatgtgtcaaaaacgtgttaaacatgtcaaggacgtgaaaaatatgtttaatgtgtcaaaacgtgttaaacgtgttaaaaacatgttaaacatgacaaaaacgtgttaaacgtgccaaaaacgtgttaaaaacgtgaaaatcatgttaaacgtgtcaaaaacgtgttagacgtgtcaaggacgtgaaaaacgtgttaaatgtgtcaaaaacgtgctaaacgtgccaaaaacgtgtttaatgtgtgaaaaacgtgttaaacatgtcaaaaacatgaaaaacgtgttaatttggaattacaattccgacctaaaaagataggaattgagaactatcaaattacactatattgaattccattggaattctaattccaattccaattcttaatattaaagtgtctaacaaacataagaattggaattggaccctccaattccaattccaatgccaattccagggcTATCAAACACACCCGTAGCGAAATGATCTGCACCATCCATGACATTCTTACCTGGTTTTTTCAATCCTATTAGGAACAAATAAGATCAAGgtaattagtaaataaaaattaaaataatttttaaataatatagcaaattaaaaatgaagataatttttttaatattataaggtaaaaaataaaaataagtagaTTTTTTCAAATGCTAATCacaatctattttatttaattgtttaattatatattttgttttattaataaataatctggattttaattatttgaaaaattaaaattattaaatgttggGTATAGAATGTGAGTGTCtacaattaatacaaatatatatatatatatatatatatatatatatatttatatatataactcttaaTTTAAGATAAGATAGTAGAGATGTACAACACGATCTCTTCACAATCATCCATACATGCTCTCTCCATAATCATCCACATACCACATTATTAtgtaatttctcttttttaatttatttatcttaattatgttttctctctcctattatatataaatatatatatatatatatatatatatatatatatatatatatatatttctcttttaatatatatatatatatttctcttttaatatatatatatatatatatatatatatattcttttttaatctctcctttttaattaactttttttcttttaacaatataaaaattaataatttttataaatacaatttttattatattattaaaataataaatatttattatatattttaaagatataaatatataattaaaatatataataatacttaacttttaaagtgtctgattgttgtggttaatttaaatatttatgtaaggACTCAagttttgaacttacaacctcATAAtgtatgtttaaaattttaaccacCTAAtaccactttatattttaaaataaatttcaaaattaataaatatatgacatttctaataatataacttcaacattttaaataattaaactaataatattttaaattcatttatattatatatatatatatataacattatatatatatatatatttgttagtcatatcaattatatacttatacataaatttataaaagaaatcaacaaTCTTTAGTGGTGTAATGATTAAGTGTTCATTATACATAATAAAGATAAGAGGGTTTGAATCTCATCAGGtgcaaatttgtaataattataaagagagATTAAAGAATATGTTGGTTACTTGACGGAAATGAGTTGGTAAGTGAGTggaaataatattgttttttgtcggaaataaattaataaagctCAGTAAAGAAGAGATAGGATGCTAATAAGGAATATGTTGTGCTTAATTGACGAAAATAAATCGGTAAGTAGGTGatgataaaattgttattttatttttaaccgtatGGAAACCTcgtaatatttaatattattattatatattactaataaatatataaaatcaattaagtaattagttttaataaaatataaactatgtATCAACTTGGACACGATAAGGAATCGACAGGACTTAGATGCGGGTGAAAGGATTTGACTAATAGgaacaacaaataaaaaaaacaccaaGTATTCCAATATCAAAAAGccaaaaacacaaatattttaaccaaaataaaatctaaacacATAAAAAACGTATATTAACATGATAAGATCATATTTAAATCAACCAATTCACAAGTATAACATCAAATTATCAAGAAATTTCAATAAAGTCAATACTTAAAgttcataaattttttattttgaatcttTTTAAACAACCGATTTTAATGCTCAATTGTGATCTAGATATGTTCTACAATATGTTGTGAGTCTCTTGAGCCCTCATTCTTGAATGATTTccctaattttaaaattcaaatttgagtatTTTCAGTTAAGCAAGAATGATAGTTATTTGGCTTTACATAATTCTTTAAACACTCAATACAATAATATTGTAACATCAATTTACAAACGACAAGATTGGAACGAACGGAATGATCGACACAATCGACAAGATTTCAAGCTCGCGATTTTCTTGTTGTGTTCGCGATTGCTAGTTGCTGCGGGTCTCTTTCAGCACAATCAACACAATCGGAACATACGACACAAATGACACAGTAACTCTAATAGCTAGGTCGTTCATTAATCTGCAAaacttggttggaaggttagggtttctagtttaCCCTATTCTGTAATATCTAGGGTTTCTGGTGTACCATGTTCTATAATTTctcttttgttgttgttttctgTTCTTCattaaatgggaagaaagaaaaaaataataaggatAAGGATGTCagagaatttgtgatggaaggtgTAAGGGAGGATACTGAAAATGAGATTTATAGGATTGCTGGAGTGATTATCTATGAAAAACATGAATGCAACAAAAGTCAAGAACCAACTGCTGATAAAGATTCTGAAGAAAATTTAGTAAGTAAATAAGGAAAGAAATAAGGAATTTGGAAAGTAGGTTACAATGAAAGATCAAATCTCTTTGgaatgaaaaatcaaatcacaaagctcCTGATGCACGCaaagaaaggagagattgtgctcaacaaagaaaaaatacagAAAACAACCGTTCAATTGAATGTACACTATCTTAAAGActggaatttactaaagaaggaagagtATGCAAAGATAGTAAACTAGTTAgttgaaacaatgagggagctgGTGAAGTCCCATAAATctaagacctatactatcatgAGCAATTCCAGCTGGAGAGTAAACGAAGTCTGGAAAAATAATGCAGAAAAAAAGTAGAGGATCATgcttataaagaaaaaatctaCTTGGGAGATGTTAAAATAAAAGTGGAGGTTCTCacttctccttttgaatttaaactgccAACTGAAgtggaagaaaaatgtgttaaagaatgggaaaatgtattggttggaaactacatagggaagAATAGAATATCATTCTCAGTCACCAAGGAAGGCTTAATGAAATAATGGGAGCAGAAGGGACTAGAGAAGGTTTTTGCAAATAttcatgatctctattttctacagTTCAAAAAGGAAtcaaacttggatgatattcttaaacatgggcatacttatattggatcaaaCTGTATGAAGCtggagagatggtctgaagaattgaACTTACTAAGAAAACTAAAAGAAACAGCCCAGATATGGTTTAAGCTTTGAAACATCCCAGCACACATGTACAATGTAGAAGCTCTAAATCattttacaactttattggGGAAACTATTATACATGGATCCAATTACAGAAGGAGGAGAACAACTTACCtttgctagaataagcattgaagtgcatcctcgaAGTACGATGCCAAAGAAAATGACAGTAGTTGACATGAAAGGAAGGTCTACAATAATGGAAAtgtcatatgaatggaggccggACATGTGTATTTTCTGTAATACTTTTCaacatgttagtactaaatgtgcaaaagcaattgaggaagagcataaaatcctaaaagtccaagataaagaaaaacagaaaaatgaaacggaagaatcaaTGATCAAAGAGCGTATTGGGGAAGTTAAAGAAAATCAGCATGGTAAAAATACAGAGGAAAAAATCAAGGAAAAATCAGAACAGGAAGAAAGTAATGATGTAGAGGAAGAAATTAAGGTAGAATCAAATAAAGAAGAAATCAATGAAATTGATGAAATAAGggatttaaaaaaagataaacttaCATGCAATGAAGAAGATGAGTCAGAAGATGAAAAGCAAAGATACAACAGTGGAGAAGGAAACTAAGGTTGTTGATCTTCAAACACAGAAAACTGAAGCACAGAAAAGTACTGACAAAAACCTTGAAATCCTGaaaaagaatacattttattatgttagtacaAGTTCatatagaagaagattaaacaataagagcagacaaacatcatcatctacttcaattcaatctcccttcATGAAGAACGCGAGAATATTAGGACGTGGAAGAAGACAATAT
This genomic window contains:
- the LOC124946323 gene encoding rho-related GTP-binding protein RhoU-like; this encodes MSTSTATSDANEEKFINCVTFGDGAVGKTCKMISYTSNTFSTIQILTSPTVFDNFSANIVVDGNTVNIGLWDTTNQEDYNRLRPLSYRGEDVFILVFSLIIKAIYENISKKWIPELRNYAPGVPIIIVGTKLVKQYLELVLGFHRQLGLHHLHPLDDEIIRTNSIESNPVEPMNITFKEKNNKDKDVREFVMEGVREDTENEIYRIAGVIIYEKHECNKSQEPTADKDSEENLFKKESNLDDILKHGHTYIGSNCMKLERWSEELNLLRKLKETAQIWFKL